The following proteins come from a genomic window of Malus domestica chromosome 02, GDT2T_hap1:
- the LOC103427096 gene encoding uncharacterized protein isoform X2 — MTDKYAGLHCVLVDEKDDTFLCKASIKRFNTSYEWWYAACPTCAKQMYKDPTTGQLMCQKHINQMPTPWYKVFLVLEDETNEINALIIGKLGEKVFGMPCKDLVYNQRSTDHKQLPKIAVSSTTVSSSTTPAEKTGETHKRKRDSIRRALFTEAKNIGSL; from the exons ATGACTGATAAATATGCAGGTCTACACTGTGTATTAGTTGATGAAAAG GATGATACATTTTTGTGCAAGGCATCAATTAAGCGGTTTAACACATCATATGAATGGTGGTATGCTGCTTGCCCTACATGTGCCAAACAAATGTACAAGGACCCAACAACTGGTCAACTGATGTGCCAAAAACATATAAATCAAATGCCAACTCCTTG GTACAAAGTGTTCTTGGTCCTTGAAGACGAAACAAATGAGATCAATGCTCTCATTATCGGCAAATTAGGAGAAAAGGTCTTTGGCATGCCATGCAAAGATTTGGtttacaatcaaagatcaacaGATCACAAGCAATTACCAA AAATTGCAGTGTCTTCGACAACAGTTTCATCGTCCACTACACCAGCTGAAAAAACCGGAGAAACGCACAAGAGGAAAAGAGATTCCATCAGGAGAGCCCTTTTTACAGAGGCTAAAAACAT AGGAAGTCTCTGA
- the LOC103427096 gene encoding uncharacterized protein isoform X5 encodes MTDKYAGLHCVLVDEKDDTFLCKASIKRFNTSYEWWYAACPTCAKQMYKDPTTGQLMCQKHINQMPTPWYKVFLVLEDETNEINALIIGKLGEKVFGMPCKDLVYNQRSTDHKQLPISSSTTPAEKTGETHKRKRDSIRRALFTEAKNMFQSNC; translated from the exons ATGACTGATAAATATGCAGGTCTACACTGTGTATTAGTTGATGAAAAG GATGATACATTTTTGTGCAAGGCATCAATTAAGCGGTTTAACACATCATATGAATGGTGGTATGCTGCTTGCCCTACATGTGCCAAACAAATGTACAAGGACCCAACAACTGGTCAACTGATGTGCCAAAAACATATAAATCAAATGCCAACTCCTTG GTACAAAGTGTTCTTGGTCCTTGAAGACGAAACAAATGAGATCAATGCTCTCATTATCGGCAAATTAGGAGAAAAGGTCTTTGGCATGCCATGCAAAGATTTGGtttacaatcaaagatcaacaGATCACAAGCAATTACCAA TTTCATCGTCCACTACACCAGCTGAAAAAACCGGAGAAACGCACAAGAGGAAAAGAGATTCCATCAGGAGAGCCCTTTTTACAGAGGCTAAAAACAT GTTCCAAtcaaattgttga
- the LOC103427096 gene encoding uncharacterized protein isoform X1, translating into MTDKYAGLHCVLVDEKDDTFLCKASIKRFNTSYEWWYAACPTCAKQMYKDPTTGQLMCQKHINQMPTPWYKVFLVLEDETNEINALIIGKLGEKVFGMPCKDLVYNQRSTDHKQLPKIAVSSTTVSSSTTPAEKTGETHKRKRDSIRRALFTEAKNMFQSNC; encoded by the exons ATGACTGATAAATATGCAGGTCTACACTGTGTATTAGTTGATGAAAAG GATGATACATTTTTGTGCAAGGCATCAATTAAGCGGTTTAACACATCATATGAATGGTGGTATGCTGCTTGCCCTACATGTGCCAAACAAATGTACAAGGACCCAACAACTGGTCAACTGATGTGCCAAAAACATATAAATCAAATGCCAACTCCTTG GTACAAAGTGTTCTTGGTCCTTGAAGACGAAACAAATGAGATCAATGCTCTCATTATCGGCAAATTAGGAGAAAAGGTCTTTGGCATGCCATGCAAAGATTTGGtttacaatcaaagatcaacaGATCACAAGCAATTACCAA AAATTGCAGTGTCTTCGACAACAGTTTCATCGTCCACTACACCAGCTGAAAAAACCGGAGAAACGCACAAGAGGAAAAGAGATTCCATCAGGAGAGCCCTTTTTACAGAGGCTAAAAACAT GTTCCAAtcaaattgttga
- the LOC103427096 gene encoding uncharacterized protein isoform X3 → MTDKYAGLHCVLVDEKDDTFLCKASIKRFNTSYEWWYAACPTCAKQMYKDPTTGQLMCQKHINQMPTPWYKVFLVLEDETNEINALIIGKLGEKVFGMPCKDLVYNQRSTDHKQLPMSSTTVSSSTTPAEKTGETHKRKRDSIRRALFTEAKNMFQSNC, encoded by the exons ATGACTGATAAATATGCAGGTCTACACTGTGTATTAGTTGATGAAAAG GATGATACATTTTTGTGCAAGGCATCAATTAAGCGGTTTAACACATCATATGAATGGTGGTATGCTGCTTGCCCTACATGTGCCAAACAAATGTACAAGGACCCAACAACTGGTCAACTGATGTGCCAAAAACATATAAATCAAATGCCAACTCCTTG GTACAAAGTGTTCTTGGTCCTTGAAGACGAAACAAATGAGATCAATGCTCTCATTATCGGCAAATTAGGAGAAAAGGTCTTTGGCATGCCATGCAAAGATTTGGtttacaatcaaagatcaacaGATCACAAGCAATTACCAA TGTCTTCGACAACAGTTTCATCGTCCACTACACCAGCTGAAAAAACCGGAGAAACGCACAAGAGGAAAAGAGATTCCATCAGGAGAGCCCTTTTTACAGAGGCTAAAAACAT GTTCCAAtcaaattgttga
- the LOC103427096 gene encoding uncharacterized protein isoform X6, with translation MTDKYAGLHCVLVDEKDDTFLCKASIKRFNTSYEWWYAACPTCAKQMYKDPTTGQLMCQKHINQMPTPWYKVFLVLEDETNEINALIIGKLGEKVFGMPCKDLVYNQRSTDHKQLPISSSTTPAEKTGETHKRKRDSIRRALFTEAKNIGSL, from the exons ATGACTGATAAATATGCAGGTCTACACTGTGTATTAGTTGATGAAAAG GATGATACATTTTTGTGCAAGGCATCAATTAAGCGGTTTAACACATCATATGAATGGTGGTATGCTGCTTGCCCTACATGTGCCAAACAAATGTACAAGGACCCAACAACTGGTCAACTGATGTGCCAAAAACATATAAATCAAATGCCAACTCCTTG GTACAAAGTGTTCTTGGTCCTTGAAGACGAAACAAATGAGATCAATGCTCTCATTATCGGCAAATTAGGAGAAAAGGTCTTTGGCATGCCATGCAAAGATTTGGtttacaatcaaagatcaacaGATCACAAGCAATTACCAA TTTCATCGTCCACTACACCAGCTGAAAAAACCGGAGAAACGCACAAGAGGAAAAGAGATTCCATCAGGAGAGCCCTTTTTACAGAGGCTAAAAACAT AGGAAGTCTCTGA
- the LOC103427096 gene encoding uncharacterized protein isoform X4, with protein sequence MTDKYAGLHCVLVDEKDDTFLCKASIKRFNTSYEWWYAACPTCAKQMYKDPTTGQLMCQKHINQMPTPWYKVFLVLEDETNEINALIIGKLGEKVFGMPCKDLVYNQRSTDHKQLPMSSTTVSSSTTPAEKTGETHKRKRDSIRRALFTEAKNIGSL encoded by the exons ATGACTGATAAATATGCAGGTCTACACTGTGTATTAGTTGATGAAAAG GATGATACATTTTTGTGCAAGGCATCAATTAAGCGGTTTAACACATCATATGAATGGTGGTATGCTGCTTGCCCTACATGTGCCAAACAAATGTACAAGGACCCAACAACTGGTCAACTGATGTGCCAAAAACATATAAATCAAATGCCAACTCCTTG GTACAAAGTGTTCTTGGTCCTTGAAGACGAAACAAATGAGATCAATGCTCTCATTATCGGCAAATTAGGAGAAAAGGTCTTTGGCATGCCATGCAAAGATTTGGtttacaatcaaagatcaacaGATCACAAGCAATTACCAA TGTCTTCGACAACAGTTTCATCGTCCACTACACCAGCTGAAAAAACCGGAGAAACGCACAAGAGGAAAAGAGATTCCATCAGGAGAGCCCTTTTTACAGAGGCTAAAAACAT AGGAAGTCTCTGA